The Oncorhynchus tshawytscha isolate Ot180627B linkage group LG02, Otsh_v2.0, whole genome shotgun sequence genome contains the following window.
tttAGATATGTTGGAAAAGATGCGTAATCATTGTAATAATATTCACGAGCTTTAATCCTTCCTCAAAGTGTTCCCAACAGTGGCTACAATGTAGCTAATGACAAGAAAAATGTGAACGTCACACTGCGCTTGGATCATGTAAGGATACTTTTTATGAATGTGATTGGTTTCAGCATAACAATTTAACTCTTCATTATCAAAAGCATTTATGGTTAAATAGCTATTTGTAGCCTTTGTAATGGTTATAACAACATTTGTTCTTTGGGCCTAGATAGTATAAACGATTCCAAATTTTAGGCTTCTTATGCCACGCAGTTTTGTTGACAGCGGTGGCAACTGAGTCATAAGACGCTATAGGCTGCTCTCATCAATAGCTTGGACGTATGGATACAGATGTTTCAAAGTGGACCAATCAGCGAACGGGCTGCATCGCGGTGCATATTAAAGGACGAAATACTGCCCCCGTGTGCAAAATGAGCATATGCTCCAAGTTTAATTTGAAATCCAGGTATTTTACACATTATTTATACAACTttagcacatttaaaaaaaatatattgcaCAACTGTACTCCTTAAATATACATTCATACAAATGTACATAGCTCCCGCAAGATTGATAGCGACTGACATCTTGAAGACGGCCATGTTAAGTAATAATCCAATTTATTAAGGCACACGTTAtatatattgtaatgaaacagcagagagcaggtctcgaaccctcaaccttcgagcccgaggtccggcacGCTAttgactgtgccgcaaaagcatgctcctGCGGCAGactcgatttccgcgcttataaacccagggtcgttacaatatttTTCAAACGGGAAAACAAAAACatgcgtttcttattggacaaggtcGGATAGTACCTCCCCGTTTCACTCCCATTTCAGATAGTTTGTGGAATGTCCCAGAATGTCTAAATCAGCGTCAGAGGATAGTGTAATGACTGTCGCTGGTGCTGATGATGTCACTATTACACTCCAGAGCTTTGAGGACCAGCTCCAAGGCTGCCTTGCTCACGTTGCGACTGTACCTCTGTCTCACACTGGACAGGATGTGCAGGATGTGGCAACCCTTTTCCGCATCTGGCAAAGCGAGAGAAATACCATCAATACATATTATAATACACTGGTATAGCACTGGGGGAGCAGTATATTGTAAAGTACTCTAAAGGGAGTGAGAAGAGGGGAAATGCCCTTACATTTCTCTCGTCTGCAATCTTCCCGAAGAATGTCTCTGATTGCCATGAGAAGATCCTTGTCCCGTTCCGTTACCTAAAGGGGTGAAATACGGTAGAATCAATACTTGTGTCATTCCAATATAACCTTCAGTCACCACAATAATACAATGAAAGATCAGTCTCAAAATCATTCATTcttatatgctgagcactttgtTTGTGTCCCACATCCCATGAGCCTCAGCATCAATGTGTTTGATGAGCTTCACATAGCACTGAGATCCTCTGTGATATCTATCTtgatgtgctgctgctgcttacaTGGTAGACTTCATCCTGACATTTGACCTTGCGGAACACCAAGCCTTCGTCCTGCAGAATCTGAAGGCTCTTCTGGAGTAGCTCCCTGAGCTGTTTGAAAGATGTTGGTGGACCCGATGATGGACCAGCCTCAGGCTCCTAGCatcaaatcagatttttttttaaaaatacggTTCCACTTTAAAATGAACAACTTAAAAGCTTAATGGTGCCTTCATAAACCCTTTATAATGCCTACATAGATGTTTCACAAATTATCTAGGCtatatgcatatacagtggggagaacaagtatttgataacctgcaaaatcggcagtgtttcctattTACagtacaaagcatgtagaggactgtcatttttatcataggtacacttcaactgtgagagacggaatctaaaacaaaaatccagaaaatcacattgtatgatttttaagtaattcattagcattttattgcatgacataagtatttgatcacataccaaccagtaagaattcaggCTCTCACAggcctgttagtttttcttttctttttttctttcttttctttaagccctcctgttctccactcattacctgtattaactgcacctgtttgaactcgttacctgtgtaaagacacactcaatcaaacagactccaacctctccacaatggccaagaccagagagggtgtaaggacatcagggataaaattgtagacctgcacaaggctgggatgggctacaggacaatgggcaagcagcttggtgagaaggcaacaactgttggcacaattattagaaaatggaagaagttcaagatgacggtcaatcaccctcggtctgggactccatgcaagatctcacctcgtggggcatcaatgaccATGTGAAAGGTGAGGGATCTatccagaactacacagcaggacctggtcaatgacctgaagagagctgggaccacagtctcaaagaaccattagtaacacactacgccgtcatggattaaactcctgcagcgcatgcaaggtccccctgctcaagccagcgcatgtccaggcctgtctgaagtttgccaatggccatctggatgatccagaggaggaatgggagaaggtcatgtggtctgatgagacaaaaagagctttgtggtctaaactccactcgccgtgtttggaggaccccaacaacaccatcccaaccgtgaagcatggaggtggaaacatcattctttggggatgcttttctgcaaaggggacaggtcaactgcaccgtattgaggggaggatggatggggccatatatcgcgagatcttggccaacaacctccttccctcagtaagagcattgaagatgggttgtggctgggtattccagcatgacaacgacccgaaacacacagccagggcaactaaggagtggctctgtaagaagcatctcaaggtcctggagtggcctagccagtctccagacctgaacccaatagaaaatctttggagggagctgaaagtccgtattgcccagcaacagccccaaaaccggaaggatctggagaaggtatgtatggaggagtgggccaaaatccctgctgcagtgtgtgcaaacctggtcaagaactacaggaaatgtatgatctctgtaattgcaaacaaaggtttctgtaccaaatattaagttctgcttttctgatgtatcaaatacttatatcatgcaataaaattcaaatgaattacttaaatcatacaatgtgatttttttggatttttgttttagattccgtctcacagttgaagtgtacctatgattaaaaaaatacagacctctacatgctttgtaagtaggaaaacatgctaaatcagcagtgtatcaaatacttgttcttcccACTGTATGTGTACTTGTTCTGCTGCTGTCTTCTGAGGTTGTCTGGAGACCAAAGGCTGTAGAAGGTCCTGGACATCATAAGGTCTGAACCTGGTGACTTCTTTCTCTTTCAGGAAGTCCTTCAGGATACGAGTGGCTCTGCCAAGCAGGTAGGAAGCAGAACCACTGCAGGAATACCAAATAAGCCATAAAGATATTCACAAAAACGTCACTAAATCAAAGTTTGAAGATATATCATGCATACTAGCCGAAATGATGCTGCTCCTCACTGACCGGCAATTGAATACAGCTAAAGAGATTATTAGACCTACCCTTGAATGTTAGGGTTCTGTGCACTGCTGTCCAGATGGAATGGTTTATCATAGCACTGTCTGTAGAGCTGAGGAACCTCCATCATCCAGGATATCTGGACCGCCATCACCGGGTCTGACACTTTATCTACAACCAACATAATGGGGGGCCATTAGAGATTGTATGGACAACAATATGTCAGGTTTAATAAACTGGGTATAGTTGCAAAATGCAGAAGTGTGTGTCCACATGCGCATGACCGTGCATGCCTGCGTCTGTGACCATGCTCATGTGTCGCCTCTCCACTCACAGTAAGTAGAGGCCATTATCTCTCGCTGTTGTCTGGAGGTCTTGACGGGCCCTCGCACCCTGAGCAGTTCGCCTATCTCCAGGTGGGAGCTGCTATGTTGGGCTTGCCGTAGTTTCTTCAGCTCGTTGGCTGGGTTGAAGTCTTCACGAGCGCTGCTACCGAAGGACCTTGCCCCTGCTGAAGATATTACAGCCAACCGTGAACATGAACAGGGCTGACACACAGCTATAATGAGAATATCTGCACTTACGTGTAGCAGGGTCACCTTGTTCCCTCCACGGTTCATCTTTCCAGCAAAGGCTGTTTATAACACCAGTACCATCATCAACTGTGAAGCAATGATAACAGCAACCATATTGGACTCAATGTTTGCATGTGGATAATAGTTTGATGTGAAGAGACAAAGTAGGAATATTTCAAAATGAATCAACTGAGCTTCATCATTACCTCCGTAACAAAAGAAGTCTTCTCGCTCTCGTTTGTACACCACAGTCCCGAGCACATCAACTTTGAATATCGGGTGAGAGTTGTAGAAGTATATCCCTAGGTTAGGGGAAATTAAATGTGTTAGCTAGTAATGTTGAATAAACATGACAGTGGCATTCACGTTGTCAAAACTGAAGGTAAAAGTACCTGACACTTGACAGGACTCTCTCATCTGTAGGATGTCTTTGACATAGAGCCTGGTGAAAGCGTTGAACATGGGGTCCAGTCCCCACAGCATTGAAGGTGGTTCCTCCCAGACACTATCCTCCTCTGGATCCTTCGCTTCAGGCTGCATACCATCATAGGCGACTCATTACACGCGATCAAAGACAATCAAAAGTAGCAAGctaacctacctacctacttactTACGAACGATTACTCATCTCTCCCTCGCTTAGTTAGTTTGTTTTGCTTCGTTTTCCCGGGAAATGGTTTGATATTTGAGCAAATATTTGCACAGCTTCCGCAGAAGTCTGAGTTTCCGGTCACGTGAATTTCCCACACGTAAATAtatagatgtaaaaaaaaaatgaaaatagaaCAGATGAAATAAACTATGTATTTATGTTAACATATTTTACTCGTGAAGGACGATTATTAATATATGTAAATGTGGTAAAGATAACAATGTTGAAAAGTTTGCGGCTGCACGAGCGAGTGCACGTCTCGCATGGGTATCTGGGACATGTCGTTTTAAGCAATATAATGAGAGAATAAAGAAACCCATCACTGTATCAGACTGTATTATCTCTCATATTGATGCAATTATCAGAATTGAACATTTTCAATATTAGGGTAAATGTGCAATCTTTTTTAATGAGGCTATATGGCTTTTCTTTCTCGTTAAATTTGATTTAGGATTTACAAAATGTTGCAGGGCTGAACAATAGGCCTGGACTATGAATGCATTGAATAGGCCTCTACAAAATGTCGTACTCCTTAAAATATTATTTAAACGTTTTCTTTCATTTATGAATAAAGTCTAACACATAATGCTAGCCTCCAGTGCTGAGGGTGGAAGCAACGTCCTCTAGGAGCTCTCTCCTCCAACATCGATCAAGCGTGAAGAAGTGAAAGAACTACAGTTGCGGGCTCATGAACGCGCATTTGACACCAAATCCTCTAGATTACTGGACCCCGTGCTTCGCCAAGGGAAAGAAGATTGTCTTATCATACCAACGGTGTTTTTATTCGATATACAAACATTCAAGTGACTTTGGGGGATCgaatataacatttattggaatagAATTCTTTTGAAGGGTCGATTCTGTACCTTCTCTGTTTGCTCTTTGGTTGAGGAAAGAGCCCTGCCGTTTGCGTTGTCAGGCCAGTGTTGGTTGTTCTGAGTTAAGGAAGAGCAGCAACTTCCCGTGCTTACTTTGCACTGTGAAAGTCTATTCTTTGGACGGAAATACAATGCCAGGAGACATCAAAGTGAATATTGTTGGTGTAAGAATCAACAATAGCCCATGATGTCGTTGGAACTTAATTTTGTTATGGTATAACTGTGATATCGTTGCCATAATAACGGTTTGACCATCAATTATTTCAGTCTAACAGTATTTGAAATCATTCTGAATTGTTATAATACTGTAACCTATTGAATATGCCACCCCGGAGTCTGCTTGACTCAGAAGAACACACCATGGGACCTAAGTAAACACAACAGTTCAAGTCCTATGCAGTAGAACGCACTGATGATCTTCGAATTGCTGGATATTCATTCCTTTATCAACTGTCTATCTGAAGAAGGCTGGCTTGAAAATGGCATCCTTTTTCAATTTCCGTAAAATCTTTAAATTAGGTgctgagaagaagaagaaacagtaTGAGCATGTCCACAGAGACGAGAACCCAGAGGAGATATGGGAGATCAttggagaactgggggatggaGCCTTTGGGAAAGTCTATAAGGTAGGATAGGTCCTTTTGAGTCATCGTAGACCTCTTCTGATTTGTTGTAGCAATGATGATGACATTGTAAACACGTTACACTTACAGTTTAACACCATCTTTCAAGAGTCATGTCATGTGTGTGTTCCTCCCCGACCACTCTGCTGTAACCAATTGGAGTAATAAATCTTACATCGTGTTCCTTGGAATTCTTCCCTTCAGCTACGACTGGAAATGTTACTTCTTACTCTTATGATTAGGACTAAGCCCAACATTGGATTAATGACTGCCATTCTTTTCATTTTGGTCAGCATTGCCAACTCCACTGTCTCCAGTCCccatacacgcatgcacacacacacacacacacagctatttcTTCCCAAGCTCTGAATGTTAAGCCTTTCACAGCAGCCCTAAACCGTGTTAGATGAGTCGCAATACATTGTGGCATTGTTTTCACCGACCTCGATGCATGGGCAGAGCAAAAAGCATTGTTTTCACCGACCTCGATGCATGGGCAGAGCAAAAAGCATTGTTTTCACCGACCTCGATGCATGGGCAGAGCAAAAAGCATTGTTTTCACCGACCTCGATGCATGGGCAGAGCAAAGAGCATTGTTTACATGAGTGACATTGAATGTGATCACCGGTGAGTGGAGGGCCAAGACCAGTAGCAGGGTGCTTTGTCGACGCTTTAACAATTAGCTTGTTTGTTCTTCTGTAGCCACCAGCCTATTTTTGGGCATGGTGTAATGGTATAATAATAGCCATCTGGATCCCTACCATGATTGTGCTCTGTTTTCAATTTATTTCTGATCTATTATGGTTTCCAAGTCTAACTATTACTTGTGGTAGAGAATCCCATATGCCTTAGTCAGTTTAGTAACAGATGCCATGTGAAGTTGACGACTACTACAACCAAACCGTTGGCTGCTCCATGAACAAAGCACAGCAACATTTACTCTACATTTACTAAGAATAGTAAATAATGGACCATCCTGGCACTACTAGAGCTACAACAGGCCAAATCGAATATGCTGCAATCTCATGATGAGTCACCCTATTTGAACTGGCCTCCAAACTCCCCATCCATTCATAGTgaaagagaagtgtgtgtgtgtgtgtgtgtgtgtgtgtgtgtgtgtgtgctgaatatGGATCCATCCTGTGAATGTGATCATGTGTAATGTGATAATACGGGATAATGTATTCAAATCATTTCAATGGCAGACGTGACCTGAGGAACACAACCAAGTTTAAGAGGAAGTGCCATATCCCATATCACTGCATATGTCCGCATCCAGCACATCCTGCTATGAGACACGACCAAAACAAACGGCAGACAGTTCCACTTCAAATGGAATTGGGACGTGTGCTGCGATGGTCGTCATCGAAGatgtgaaaaatacattttgagaaAAAGTGTCAGTTtgatgcttttagtttttttgcgAACGTCATGTGAGATCTGATCTCAACTCTTCTCTTGACTCCTATGATGAGAGCAACAACGGGACCCATTCTATTCTATCATTTCCacaaatccccccccccaaaaataactCGCTCACTCTAACCTTGGTACGTCTTCCACGGGCAGCAACAGAACCTCAAGTCTATTCCattgtcagaatccaccataatAACCCTCTCACTTCTGCCTGTGTTTCTCTTAGGCCCAGAACAAGCTAACAGGCATTCTGGCTGCAGCTAAAGTGATCGACACCAAGAcggaggaggagctggaggactATATGGTAGAGATCGATATCCTGGCCTCCTGCGACCATCACAACATAGTGAAGCTGCTGGACGCCTTCTACTACGACAGCAAGCTATGGGTGAGTAGGGAGTGGCGTTCTCAGCAGAGGTTGGGCTTTGTTAGCGGTGTTGCTGTGATAGTGTATTGATGTTAGTAATAGCACAAACTCTTGAAGGTCTATTCACCGGAACATTGGTTGTGAGACGGAATGGTTTATGGAGAATCAGCTAAGATCAGCAGTGTGCTGCAGTGTCGTCCTTCGCTGGGGCCTCTTATCTAGGCTATTATGAGTTGTGAGGACTGACCTGTGTCATGGCTGTCAGTACAATGGAATGTTCATCCTCCTCTCACACCTACGCTACCTCGGTTATTGTCTTCCCAGGTCAAAGTTCAAATGAGCACGTACACTAGCAGCATTTATTGTAGGGTATTGCCATATTTGATATAGAAATTCATTTTtgtattacagtatattattatattgCCTTTTTCGTCGCCACGAAATCACTGAGTGATGTTGTGTCTTTCTGTCACCTCCCAAAATAACTAGAGTCCATCCATATAACCCTCTCTTTGTGTACACATTGTTCTAGTCCTCACCTTGGGGGATGGTGGTCACTTCCTGTGAATTTTGATTTGGATTTGGAGATCTAGTTTCAGATGACTTATCCCGGGGCACACCTGTGTCCGTAGATAAGGATGACATAATTGCATTGGGAAAGTGGTCATGCATAAATTAGGACATTTGTGCGATCATATCTAACTAGCTAGTAATAAGGGACCATCTGTTTTGTTTTGGTCTTCTTGGCATAGGACACCTAAAATGAACCAAGCTATATAGGAATATAATACCTATAAAACAAAGGCATTTCCACCTTTTATTCAGGAAAAGTGGATTCAACAAATAATACGTAATATAAAATCTAAATCTACAAGGTCAGTTCTTCTAAGGTGCTACCTGATAGGTTACATACCCTAGCCTCCCAAGAGCTCCAAAGCAGAACGAGACAAAAGCTCCATCGCTTTTCTCAAGCTGTGATGATTACCTGCAGTATTTGGTGACACTGCAGCTCTGTTGAGTGCTCAGCCCTTTCCTCTCCATTGTCTGCTGAACAATGGCTTCTAGACCAATGGAGGTTGTGTATTGATTATTATCTAGGCttttttatttagcctttatttaacaaggcaagtcaattaagaacaaatgcttattttacaatgacggcccggtaacagtgggttaactgccttgttcaggtgtagaacgtcagatttttaccttgtccgcTCAGGGGATTCGATctaacaacctttcggttgctggcgcaacgctctaaccactaggctacctgccacttacATGGTAGCTGGTGTGTAACTAGAGAAAGCAAGAGATGAGCACAGGAGCTCTTGCTGTAGATGAAAGACTTGACGTTCTAAAAGTCTGTGTCGAGGTCAAGTCTGGAGAGGGATTTATTTAGTCTTCCTCATTTGATATGGCTCTAATAACAATGTGGTAAAACCACATGTTTTTTAAGGGGTTAGATTAGGGACAGTAGCCATTTTATGTTTCCTCAATTTCACTTGGGTTTCCACAATGTGTGACTGAAGCTAACTCTTTTACCATGCACATACCCACTTTGCAAGTTATTGGATAGACGGGCAGCTAAAGGTCCCGAAGCTTCTGCACATGTACAGGATTCTCTACTTTGCCCACAGTCTCTGCTCTACTCGTAGAGAACAGGCCACTCTGGCGAACGGTGCTCGTttaataaagttagatcaaagctgaatcaatgtctgcgAGATCACTTAATGATGGTATTCTACGTAACTGAACGACATGTGCTTTGATTGAAACCAAACACGTGTAGGCTACAGATGAACACCATCTGCTCTAAACTGCACTCACTGTACATCATTCAAAAGAACGCTGTAGGCTACCTCggaacaacactgtaggctacctcggaacaacactgtaggctacctcggaacaacactgtaggctacctTGAAATAACTCAAGAagatctacagtgccttcggaagtattcagaccctttgactttttccacattttgttatgttacagccttattctaaaattgattaagtagtccccccccatcaatctacacacaataccccataatgacaaatgaaaaacagttttttttaaaataaaaaactgagatatcacattcagaccctttactcagtactttgttgaagcacctttggcagcgattacagccttgagccttcttgggtatgaggctacaagcttggcacacctgtatttggggagtttttccctttcttctctgcagatcctctcaagcgctgtccggttggatggggagcgttgcctcacagctattttcaggtgtctccagagatgttcaatcaggttcaagttcgggctctggctgggccactcaagaacattcagagacttgtcgcgaagccactcctgcattgtcttgactgtgtccGTTGTCCTgatttgaaggtgaaccttcgtcccagtctgagctctctggagacgattttcatcaaggatctctcctgtgctttgctccgttcatctttgcctcgatcctgactagtctcccagtccctgctgctgaaaaacatatcACACATAaatcatgctgccaccaccatgcttcaccgaagggatggttccaggtttcttccagacgtgacgcttggcattcaggccaaatagttcaatcttggtttcatcagaccagagaatctcttttctcatggtctgagagtctttaggtgccttttggcaaactccaagcgggctgtcaggtgcctttaactgaggagtggcttctgtctggccactctaccataaaggcctgattggtggagtgctgcagaggtggctgttcttctggaaggttctcccatctccacagaggaactctagacttctgtcagagtgaccatcgggttcttggtcacctccctgaccaaggcccttctcccccaattgctcaatttggccgggcggccagctctagggagtcttggtggttccaaatttctccCATTTAAGactgatagaggccactgtgttcttggggaccttcaatgctgcataaatgttttggtaaccttccccatatctgtgactcgacacaatcctgtttcggagaactacggacaattcctttgacctcatggcttggtttttgctctgacatacactgtcaactgtgggacgttatatagacaggtgtgtgc
Protein-coding sequences here:
- the LOC112262900 gene encoding CST complex subunit STN1 isoform X3, which encodes MQPEAKDPEEDSVWEEPPSMLWGLDPMFNAFTRLYVKDILQMRESCQVSGIYFYNSHPIFKVDVLGTVVYKREREDFFCYGVDDGTGVINSLCWKDEPWREQGDPATPGARSFGSSAREDFNPANELKKLRQAQHSSSHLEIGELLRVRGPVKTSRQQREIMASTYYKVSDPVMAVQISWMMEVPQLYRQCYDKPFHLDSSAQNPNIQGGSASYLLGRATRILKDFLKEKEVTRFRPYDVQDLLQPLVSRQPQKTAAEQEPEAGPSSGPPTSFKQLRELLQKSLQILQDEGLVFRKVKCQDEVYHVTERDKDLLMAIRDILREDCRREKYAEKGCHILHILSSVRQRYSRNVSKAALELVLKALECNSDIISTSDSHYTIL
- the LOC112262900 gene encoding CST complex subunit STN1 isoform X2, giving the protein MQPEAKDPEEDSVWEEPPSMLWGLDPMFNAFTRLYVKDILQMRESCQVSGIYFYNSHPIFKVDVLGTVVYKREREDFFCYGVDDGTGVINSLCWKDEPWREQGDPATRARSFGSSAREDFNPANELKKLRQAQHSSSHLEIGELLRVRGPVKTSRQQREIMASTYYKVSDPVMAVQISWMMEVPQLYRQCYDKPFHLDSSAQNPNIQGGSASYLLGRATRILKDFLKEKEVTRFRPYDVQDLLQPLVSRQPQKTAAEQVHIQWEEQEPEAGPSSGPPTSFKQLRELLQKSLQILQDEGLVFRKVKCQDEVYHVTERDKDLLMAIRDILREDCRREKYAEKGCHILHILSSVRQRYSRNVSKAALELVLKALECNSDIISTSDSHYTIL
- the LOC112262900 gene encoding CST complex subunit STN1 isoform X1; the protein is MQPEAKDPEEDSVWEEPPSMLWGLDPMFNAFTRLYVKDILQMRESCQVSGIYFYNSHPIFKVDVLGTVVYKREREDFFCYGVDDGTGVINSLCWKDEPWREQGDPATPGARSFGSSAREDFNPANELKKLRQAQHSSSHLEIGELLRVRGPVKTSRQQREIMASTYYKVSDPVMAVQISWMMEVPQLYRQCYDKPFHLDSSAQNPNIQGGSASYLLGRATRILKDFLKEKEVTRFRPYDVQDLLQPLVSRQPQKTAAEQVHIQWEEQEPEAGPSSGPPTSFKQLRELLQKSLQILQDEGLVFRKVKCQDEVYHVTERDKDLLMAIRDILREDCRREKYAEKGCHILHILSSVRQRYSRNVSKAALELVLKALECNSDIISTSDSHYTIL